One window of uncultured Trichococcus sp. genomic DNA carries:
- a CDS encoding Ppx/GppA family phosphatase yields MLLERIGLIDIGSNTIRLVIFEIDEHFTMFQVQNIKTPARLFQYLDKKKKMSQTGIDVLIKVLKSFKSVADQYQVSTLMPVATAAIRQSTNRDDIIKQVRKATKIEMMLLPEEKEAFYGNYAVLHTTQFLNGITIDIGGGSTEVTYYENKELQQYHSFPFGVVTLKQMFFDGKEHNDPKAIKKMQEFVKEQFKSIKWLSKKQVPIVAMGGSARSIANVHQRKIDYRLAGVHGYRMYKNDLQMTLDLFQSLSIPQLQNLDGLSRDRTDLIIPANVVFNTLFDEVKAPVFLFSNKGLREGIVMEFLNNKYENKAFSVFNIAAQSVSRLAASYHTLAHVAQQRVKLVDMLYEELCRLGIFDKNPEMEKLLHFGSYLYYLGQFVETGASSQHTFYIISNSDLDGISHKERVSIALLASFKNRSLFNQYLTGYTEWYTVTQIDQLQSFGGIIKFADAINDSHMEVIRDIKIKTTKNGYDLVLYYKGDILAEEYRAERQRKHIERLLSGKLNIIFTGI; encoded by the coding sequence AAAAAAATGTCCCAAACAGGGATCGATGTACTCATCAAAGTCTTGAAAAGTTTCAAGTCTGTCGCTGACCAATACCAAGTCAGCACGCTGATGCCGGTAGCGACAGCCGCTATCCGCCAGTCCACCAACCGCGACGACATCATCAAACAAGTACGCAAGGCAACCAAAATCGAAATGATGCTGTTGCCGGAAGAGAAGGAAGCCTTTTATGGGAATTATGCCGTTCTGCATACAACCCAATTCCTCAACGGCATCACGATCGACATCGGTGGCGGCAGCACGGAAGTCACCTACTATGAAAATAAAGAACTCCAACAATACCACAGTTTTCCTTTTGGGGTCGTGACCTTGAAACAGATGTTCTTTGACGGCAAAGAGCACAATGACCCGAAGGCGATAAAGAAGATGCAGGAATTTGTGAAGGAACAGTTCAAATCGATCAAATGGCTCAGCAAGAAACAAGTACCGATCGTAGCCATGGGCGGTTCTGCCCGCAGCATCGCGAATGTCCACCAACGTAAAATCGATTATCGGTTAGCAGGGGTGCACGGCTACCGCATGTATAAAAACGATCTCCAAATGACATTGGATTTGTTCCAGTCATTGAGCATTCCGCAACTGCAGAATCTGGATGGTCTGAGCCGGGACCGCACCGATTTGATCATACCGGCTAATGTTGTATTCAATACGCTCTTCGATGAAGTGAAAGCCCCAGTGTTTTTGTTCAGCAACAAAGGCCTGCGCGAAGGCATCGTAATGGAGTTCCTTAACAACAAGTACGAAAACAAAGCTTTCAGCGTTTTCAACATTGCTGCCCAATCGGTCAGCAGGCTCGCTGCCAGCTACCACACTTTGGCGCATGTCGCGCAGCAAAGGGTGAAGTTGGTCGATATGCTGTATGAGGAATTGTGTCGACTGGGTATTTTTGACAAGAATCCGGAAATGGAAAAACTCTTGCATTTCGGAAGCTACCTTTATTACCTTGGCCAATTCGTCGAGACCGGCGCCAGCTCGCAACATACTTTCTACATCATTTCCAACAGTGACCTGGATGGAATCAGCCATAAGGAGCGGGTAAGCATCGCTTTATTGGCCAGCTTCAAAAACCGGTCGCTCTTCAACCAATACTTGACCGGCTATACGGAGTGGTACACAGTGACCCAGATCGATCAGCTGCAGTCTTTCGGCGGCATCATCAAGTTCGCTGACGCCATCAACGATTCCCATATGGAGGTCATCCGGGACATCAAGATCAAAACGACAAAAAACGGGTACGATCTGGTTCTTTATTACAAAGGTGACATTCTTGCTGAAGAATATCGCGCGGAGCGTCAACGCAAACATATCGAGCGTCTGCTGAGCGGAAAACTTAACATTATATTTACAGGGATTTAA
- a CDS encoding RNA degradosome polyphosphate kinase yields MMESDSKPNLAHADYYFNRELSWLDFNKRVIEEAKDPQNPLLEQLNFLSIASSNLDEFYMVRVAGLQDQFKLGYHMTDSKTDMSPLEQLSAISDKNNENIALQYKYYYELLNKLAKKNIRIKKISDLSESELAAIEETFHEQIFPALTPLGIDAYRPFPNLNNKLIHIFVNLEKEDTTRVAIVPVPAPLQRFILLDEDKNDIGIVLLEDVVRHFIHTLFKGFTVTNSFSCRITRNADLELHEDGADDLLLVIQDYLKKRKNGMAVRLEVDTRDTIESLQGDVRFLQTELDLDDRDVYMIDGPLDLTFLSKLTRHLAIASPDDVYPSFSPVTPSELSGKNIFDVVEKQDVFLHHPYDSFDPVVDFIKSAAEDEDTIAIKQTLYRVSKDSPIIEGLKTAAESGKQVTVLVELKARFDEENNVQWAKELEEAGAHVLYGMTHLKTHSKITMVVKKQNNSIVRYVHLATGNYNDKTAKLYTDMAIFTANKEIGEDATNFFNYLSGYSDQPEYNHLHVSPFEIRDSFIEYIDDEIDSHKQSGNGHILAKMNSLTDKRVIMKLYEASQAGVRVDLIIRGICCLKPQVPGVSENIHVRSIVGRFLEHSRIYYFHHNGDENLFLSSADMMTRNMIKRIEIEFPILDESIKKEILSLMDVYLADNTKARELHPDGAYRHVRNDKPAVDAQKYFMELANKEKEIPILAEKDSWFKKIQRRFKK; encoded by the coding sequence ATGATGGAATCAGATAGTAAACCCAATCTTGCTCATGCGGATTATTATTTCAATCGAGAGCTGAGTTGGCTGGACTTCAACAAACGCGTCATCGAGGAGGCAAAAGATCCTCAGAACCCTTTGCTTGAACAGCTGAACTTTTTATCCATAGCAAGTTCCAATCTTGATGAATTCTACATGGTTCGGGTTGCTGGCTTGCAGGATCAGTTCAAACTTGGCTACCATATGACCGACAGCAAAACCGATATGAGCCCCCTTGAACAGTTATCTGCCATCTCTGATAAAAATAACGAGAACATCGCTTTGCAATACAAGTACTATTATGAACTTTTGAATAAATTGGCCAAAAAGAACATCCGCATCAAAAAAATCAGCGACCTTTCCGAAAGCGAACTGGCTGCTATTGAAGAAACCTTCCATGAGCAAATTTTTCCCGCATTGACGCCGCTGGGGATCGACGCATACCGCCCCTTCCCGAACTTGAACAACAAACTGATCCACATTTTTGTCAATTTGGAAAAGGAGGACACAACCCGTGTTGCGATTGTGCCGGTTCCCGCTCCGCTGCAACGGTTCATTTTATTGGACGAGGACAAAAACGACATCGGCATCGTCCTGCTGGAAGACGTCGTCCGCCATTTCATCCACACCTTATTCAAAGGCTTCACCGTCACGAACAGCTTCAGCTGTCGGATCACCCGCAATGCGGATTTGGAATTGCATGAGGATGGTGCGGATGATCTGCTGTTGGTCATCCAGGATTACCTGAAGAAGCGCAAAAACGGGATGGCGGTCCGCCTTGAAGTCGATACACGCGATACAATCGAATCCCTCCAAGGCGATGTCCGTTTTTTGCAGACAGAATTGGATCTTGACGACCGCGATGTCTATATGATCGACGGCCCATTGGATCTCACATTCCTCAGCAAATTGACCCGTCATCTGGCGATTGCTTCACCGGATGATGTATACCCTAGCTTCTCACCGGTCACACCAAGTGAGCTGTCCGGAAAAAATATCTTTGATGTGGTCGAAAAGCAGGACGTCTTCTTGCATCATCCCTATGATTCGTTCGATCCGGTCGTCGATTTCATTAAGAGCGCGGCTGAAGATGAAGATACGATCGCCATCAAGCAGACCCTGTACCGGGTCAGCAAAGATTCACCGATCATCGAAGGTTTGAAGACTGCAGCCGAATCCGGCAAACAAGTCACTGTGCTTGTCGAGCTGAAGGCCCGTTTCGACGAAGAGAACAATGTGCAATGGGCGAAAGAATTGGAAGAAGCCGGTGCGCATGTCCTTTACGGTATGACCCATTTGAAGACCCACAGCAAAATCACGATGGTCGTAAAAAAACAAAATAACAGTATCGTCCGTTATGTCCATCTGGCTACCGGCAATTACAACGATAAGACCGCCAAGCTTTATACAGACATGGCTATCTTCACGGCTAACAAGGAAATCGGCGAAGATGCCACAAATTTCTTCAACTACTTGAGCGGCTATTCCGATCAGCCGGAGTACAATCACTTGCATGTGTCGCCTTTCGAAATCCGCGATTCGTTCATTGAATACATCGACGACGAAATCGACTCGCATAAACAATCCGGGAACGGGCATATCCTCGCGAAAATGAACTCTTTGACCGACAAACGCGTCATCATGAAACTGTATGAAGCCAGCCAAGCCGGCGTCCGGGTGGATCTGATCATCCGCGGCATCTGCTGCCTGAAGCCCCAGGTTCCCGGCGTGAGCGAGAATATCCATGTCCGCAGCATCGTCGGCCGCTTCCTGGAACATAGCCGGATCTACTATTTCCATCATAACGGTGATGAGAATCTTTTCCTGTCTTCCGCTGACATGATGACCCGCAACATGATCAAGCGTATCGAAATAGAGTTTCCGATTCTCGATGAGTCCATCAAGAAAGAAATCCTTTCATTGATGGATGTCTACCTTGCAGACAACACGAAAGCGCGCGAACTGCATCCGGACGGAGCCTATCGCCACGTCCGAAATGATAAGCCCGCGGTGGATGCACAAAAGTATTTCATGGAACTGGCGAATAAGGAAAAGGAAATCCCGATTCTTGCCGAAAAAGATTCCTGGTTCAAAAAAATCCAACGCAGATTCAAAAAATAA
- the brnQ gene encoding branched-chain amino acid transport system II carrier protein → MDKKLSNKEYIYIGSMLFGLFFGAGNLIFPVHMGQLAGHNLFPAIIGFIVTAVGLPFLGIVAMGLSGKESLLEMASKIHPKYGVFFTAALYLTIGPFFATPRTATVSFEAAFAPYLDPSMTKMALFLFSLFFFAAVLWFSLKPSEILKWVGKVLNPIFLVFLSVLILFGFFAPMGTASEIPVDASYQTGAFFKGFLEGYNTMDALASLAFGIIVVTTIQGLGVTKTTTIAKDTIKSGAISMLLMAIIYGSLVYLGATSRGVFEISDNGGIALAQISNEYFGIFGAVLFAVIITVACLKTAIGLITAISETFVHMFPGTLDYQKYVYLFTAISFGLANLGLSQIIAFSIPVLMFLYPLSITLILLSIMSSLFNDRTIVYQMTTLFTLPFATVDFLKALPQGIKDAAGLNGVIAWTDSAIPLSGIGMGWLIPSLIGFAIGLAVSKNNKLA, encoded by the coding sequence ATGGATAAGAAATTATCGAACAAAGAATATATATACATAGGCTCCATGCTTTTCGGCTTATTTTTCGGTGCCGGCAATCTGATTTTCCCGGTCCACATGGGACAATTGGCGGGGCATAACTTGTTTCCGGCGATTATCGGGTTTATCGTGACGGCAGTCGGGTTGCCTTTTCTGGGTATTGTGGCGATGGGGCTGTCCGGTAAAGAAAGCCTGCTGGAGATGGCGAGCAAAATCCATCCGAAATACGGCGTTTTCTTCACCGCCGCGCTCTATCTGACAATCGGCCCCTTCTTTGCGACGCCGCGTACCGCGACCGTTTCATTCGAGGCAGCCTTTGCGCCTTATTTGGATCCTTCAATGACGAAAATGGCGCTGTTCCTGTTCTCGCTGTTTTTCTTTGCAGCTGTCTTGTGGTTCTCCTTGAAGCCATCCGAAATATTGAAATGGGTAGGGAAGGTGCTCAACCCGATTTTTCTGGTGTTCCTTTCGGTTCTGATCCTGTTCGGATTTTTCGCTCCGATGGGTACAGCGAGTGAAATACCAGTGGATGCGAGCTATCAGACAGGCGCATTCTTCAAAGGCTTTTTGGAAGGGTACAACACGATGGATGCTCTGGCTTCCTTGGCTTTCGGCATCATCGTCGTCACAACGATCCAGGGTTTGGGCGTCACAAAGACGACAACCATCGCGAAGGACACGATAAAATCCGGAGCGATCAGCATGCTGTTGATGGCTATCATTTATGGTTCACTGGTTTACCTGGGGGCAACGAGCCGCGGGGTTTTTGAAATCAGCGACAATGGCGGCATCGCTTTGGCACAAATCTCAAATGAGTACTTCGGCATCTTCGGAGCTGTCCTGTTTGCGGTCATCATCACCGTAGCCTGTCTGAAAACGGCAATCGGGCTGATCACGGCCATCAGCGAAACGTTCGTGCATATGTTTCCGGGCACATTGGACTACCAAAAATATGTCTATCTTTTCACCGCCATTTCCTTCGGATTGGCGAATCTGGGTTTGAGTCAGATCATCGCGTTCTCGATCCCGGTGTTGATGTTCCTTTATCCACTGTCGATCACTTTGATTTTGCTGTCGATCATGAGCAGCCTGTTCAATGACCGGACGATTGTCTACCAGATGACGACTTTGTTCACCTTGCCTTTCGCAACCGTTGATTTCCTGAAAGCTTTGCCGCAAGGAATCAAGGACGCTGCCGGCCTGAACGGCGTCATCGCCTGGACCGATTCAGCAATCCCGTTATCCGGGATCGGAATGGGTTGGCTGATTCCGTCGCTGATCGGTTTTGCGATCGGCTTGGCGGTTTCGAAAAACAACAAATTAGCTTAA
- a CDS encoding ATP-binding cassette domain-containing protein, which translates to MITVSNVSLQFSDRKLFDNVNLKFTPGNCYGVIGANGAGKSTFLKILSGVIQPTTGDIILDPNERLAVLNQNHYGFEEHQVLDTVIMGHKRLYEIMAEKNAIYAKTDFTEEDGIRAGELEGEFAELDGWEAESDAASLLQGLGIGEDLHYKQMSDLLEPQKVKVLLAQALFGKPDVLLLDEPTNGLDKESIEWLSEFLINFPNTVIVVSHDRHFLNTVCTHMCDVDFGKIKLYVGNYDFWMQSSQLAAKLAADSNAKKEEQIKELQDFIARFSANASKSKQATSRKKTLDKITLDDIQPSSRKYPFVGFTPEREIGNDLLMVSNISKTIDGVKILDNISFALNKNDKVAFTSRKDIATSTLFKILMGEMEADGGTFKWGVTTSQSYLPKDHTNEFPVADITILEWLRQFAGKEEDDNTFLRSFLGRMLFSGEDVMKKVSVLSGGEKVRIILSKMMLSKANVLVLDDPTNHLDLESITALNDGMIAFKGALLFTSHDYEFINTTANRIIELTPNGVVDRMETTYEDFLADKDVQARINALYKEQA; encoded by the coding sequence ATGATTACCGTATCAAATGTCAGCCTACAATTTTCCGATCGCAAGCTGTTTGACAATGTTAACCTAAAGTTCACCCCTGGTAACTGCTATGGCGTCATCGGTGCAAACGGAGCTGGAAAGTCCACTTTCTTGAAGATTTTATCAGGTGTCATCCAGCCCACAACCGGCGATATCATTTTAGATCCAAATGAACGTCTAGCTGTACTGAACCAGAACCACTATGGTTTCGAAGAACATCAAGTATTGGACACTGTCATCATGGGGCATAAACGCCTTTATGAAATCATGGCCGAGAAAAATGCCATCTATGCAAAAACCGATTTCACTGAAGAGGACGGCATCAGAGCCGGAGAACTTGAAGGCGAATTCGCTGAATTGGATGGCTGGGAAGCCGAATCCGATGCTGCAAGTCTCTTGCAAGGTTTAGGAATCGGTGAAGATTTGCACTACAAGCAGATGAGCGATCTGTTGGAGCCGCAAAAAGTTAAAGTTTTGCTGGCGCAAGCCTTATTCGGCAAACCGGACGTATTGCTGTTGGACGAGCCGACAAACGGTTTGGACAAAGAATCAATCGAGTGGTTGTCCGAGTTTTTGATCAACTTCCCGAATACTGTCATCGTTGTTTCCCATGACCGTCACTTCCTGAATACGGTTTGTACGCACATGTGTGACGTCGACTTCGGAAAAATCAAACTTTATGTCGGAAACTACGACTTCTGGATGCAATCCAGTCAATTGGCTGCTAAATTGGCCGCTGATTCCAATGCGAAAAAAGAAGAGCAGATCAAGGAATTGCAGGATTTCATTGCGCGATTCAGTGCAAATGCATCGAAATCCAAACAAGCGACATCCCGTAAAAAGACTTTGGATAAAATCACCCTGGATGATATCCAACCATCCTCCCGTAAATATCCTTTCGTCGGTTTCACTCCGGAACGCGAAATCGGGAATGATTTATTGATGGTCTCGAACATCTCCAAAACAATCGATGGCGTCAAAATTTTGGACAACATCAGCTTTGCTTTGAACAAAAACGACAAAGTGGCATTCACAAGCCGCAAAGACATCGCTACTTCTACCCTCTTCAAGATTTTGATGGGTGAAATGGAAGCTGATGGCGGTACTTTCAAATGGGGCGTCACCACTTCCCAAAGCTACTTGCCGAAGGACCACACGAACGAATTCCCGGTTGCCGACATCACCATTTTGGAATGGTTGCGCCAATTTGCGGGCAAAGAAGAGGACGACAACACTTTCTTGCGCAGCTTCTTGGGCCGCATGCTGTTCTCGGGTGAAGACGTCATGAAGAAAGTTTCTGTCCTATCCGGGGGAGAAAAAGTCCGTATCATCCTGTCGAAAATGATGCTCTCCAAAGCAAACGTCTTGGTGTTGGATGACCCGACGAACCACTTGGATCTTGAATCCATTACAGCACTGAACGACGGCATGATCGCCTTCAAAGGCGCTTTGTTGTTCACTTCACACGATTACGAGTTCATCAACACTACCGCGAACCGTATCATCGAATTAACTCCAAACGGCGTTGTCGACAGAATGGAAACAACCTACGAAGACTTCTTGGCAGATAAAGACGTGCAAGCAAGAATCAACGCATTATATAAAGAACAAGCATAA
- a CDS encoding acyl-ACP thioesterase domain-containing protein, with translation MSGLIYRRTHRIKGYECDITGEITLPSLVNLMMDLSGEQSDSLGNTNDQMSERGLSWIIVQYDMQIERMPHRGEEIVLETEAISYNRFFTYRRFRAYDKSEQQCVEVMTNFVMMDIETRKMVQIQKDLLSVYQADEIRTMVRMQKPIQLEPENRKEQDFRVRYLDIDYNRHVNNAKYFDWIINTIDPKFIMDHQMAAVTIKYEKEVEYGNSITSVMSTKEAENGEIITAHRIMNGEDLACEAHMIWKKV, from the coding sequence TTGAGCGGATTAATCTATCGCAGAACCCATCGCATCAAAGGCTATGAATGCGACATCACCGGTGAAATCACCTTGCCTTCGCTCGTGAACCTGATGATGGATCTGTCGGGCGAACAAAGCGATTCACTCGGGAACACGAATGACCAGATGTCCGAAAGAGGACTCAGTTGGATCATCGTGCAGTACGATATGCAGATCGAGCGCATGCCGCACCGAGGCGAAGAAATCGTCCTGGAAACGGAAGCAATCAGCTACAATCGTTTCTTCACCTATCGCCGCTTCCGGGCTTATGACAAAAGTGAACAACAGTGTGTGGAAGTGATGACGAATTTCGTTATGATGGACATCGAGACCCGTAAAATGGTCCAGATCCAAAAAGACCTGCTGAGCGTCTATCAGGCTGATGAAATCCGGACGATGGTGCGCATGCAGAAGCCGATCCAACTGGAGCCGGAAAACCGCAAGGAACAGGATTTCCGCGTCAGATACCTGGATATCGACTACAATCGCCATGTCAACAACGCGAAATATTTCGATTGGATCATCAACACGATCGACCCAAAATTCATCATGGATCACCAGATGGCTGCCGTCACCATCAAGTACGAAAAAGAGGTCGAATACGGCAACAGCATCACCAGCGTCATGTCGACGAAAGAAGCGGAGAACGGTGAAATCATCACCGCGCATCGCATCATGAACGGCGAAGACCTGGCCTGCGAAGCCCACATGATCTGGAAAAAAGTGTAA
- the fetB gene encoding iron export ABC transporter permease subunit FetB, with protein MDLQVSPITLMLSFSLVMVGVYISYKEKLGTAKDILYSIARAVIQLIAVGYVLTYLFNVNNTIVTLAMVAVIVFNASWNAHKRSSSIPNSLKISLIAITASAILTLSVLVLSGSVKFIPSQIVPITGMIAGNAMTTIGLCYRNLNSLFRDQRQQILEKLSLGATPNQASRTILRETIKSGMQPSLDSAKTVGIVSLPGMMSGLMFAGTVPMTAIMYQIMVTFMLVAATSISSYIASFLAYREFYNDRQQLRV; from the coding sequence ATGGATCTACAAGTCAGTCCAATCACGCTTATGTTGAGCTTTTCGTTGGTAATGGTGGGGGTCTACATCTCCTACAAGGAAAAATTAGGCACAGCCAAAGACATCCTGTACAGCATTGCCAGAGCCGTTATCCAGCTGATTGCGGTAGGGTACGTTTTGACTTATCTGTTCAATGTGAATAACACAATCGTCACTCTGGCGATGGTTGCGGTCATCGTCTTCAATGCGTCATGGAATGCCCACAAACGCAGCAGCAGTATCCCGAACTCCTTGAAGATTTCGTTGATCGCCATTACAGCTTCAGCGATTTTGACGTTATCGGTACTGGTCTTGTCCGGGTCGGTCAAATTTATCCCCTCACAGATTGTGCCGATCACAGGAATGATAGCCGGGAATGCGATGACGACGATTGGCTTGTGTTACCGTAATCTGAATTCGTTGTTCCGCGATCAGCGCCAACAAATTTTGGAAAAACTGTCTTTGGGAGCAACCCCGAATCAAGCTTCGCGCACGATCTTGCGGGAAACGATCAAATCAGGGATGCAGCCATCCTTGGATTCCGCCAAAACAGTGGGAATCGTCTCCTTGCCGGGCATGATGTCGGGTCTGATGTTTGCTGGGACGGTGCCGATGACGGCCATCATGTATCAGATCATGGTGACTTTCATGCTGGTGGCGGCGACAAGCATCTCGTCTTATATCGCCTCTTTCCTGGCGTACCGCGAATTCTACAACGACAGGCAGCAGCTGCGTGTCTGA
- a CDS encoding ATP-binding cassette domain-containing protein, which produces MALLEMDHLSFVSDGKVILDDITYSLEEGEFLSITGPSGSGKSTLLKIIATILSRTEGEIRYQGKSLDAYEPTEYRKEVSYTFQTPVLFGKTVRDNLAFPYEIRKKEFDEKKAVAYLESVGLPKEYLDKKINTLSGGEKQRVALIRNVLFQPKILLLDEVTSALDETNRQIIWKWLQEMRNHSDMTIIMVSHNEEESSLADKNIHIVAGKIVKEEGY; this is translated from the coding sequence ATGGCATTATTGGAAATGGATCATCTGAGCTTTGTCTCGGATGGCAAAGTCATTCTGGATGACATCACCTATTCGTTGGAGGAGGGCGAGTTCCTCTCGATAACCGGTCCATCCGGAAGCGGCAAGAGCACACTTTTGAAGATCATTGCGACGATCCTCTCGCGTACCGAAGGGGAAATACGCTACCAAGGTAAATCGCTGGATGCGTACGAACCCACCGAGTATCGTAAGGAGGTTTCCTACACGTTCCAGACACCCGTTTTATTCGGAAAAACCGTCCGCGATAATTTGGCTTTTCCTTATGAAATCCGCAAAAAGGAATTTGATGAAAAGAAGGCAGTTGCCTATTTGGAATCGGTCGGGCTGCCCAAGGAATACCTGGATAAAAAGATCAATACCTTGTCGGGTGGGGAAAAACAGCGTGTCGCCTTGATCCGAAACGTCCTGTTCCAACCGAAAATCCTCTTGCTCGATGAAGTGACGAGCGCTTTGGACGAAACGAATCGCCAGATCATCTGGAAATGGCTCCAGGAAATGCGGAATCATTCTGATATGACGATCATCATGGTCAGCCATAACGAGGAAGAATCCAGCTTGGCGGATAAAAACATCCATATCGTTGCAGGAAAAATCGTGAAAGAGGAGGGGTATTAG
- a CDS encoding carbohydrate deacetylase, whose translation MGQVIINADDFGLTNGVNYGIIDSFLYGITTSTTLLANGAAFDHAVELASDYPDLEIGVHLNLTLGKPLLADAPSISADGRFHTREYVQQHAASMDLDEVYAEWHAQIEKVRKAGIKPTHLDSHHHVHMLEPLNKVILSLAIQYELPIRDHFEGSHGVMHTDRQFDLGFAAEKPQAELGMNVMEKLDDIMAVLEKPDTSVELIVHPGYVDASLERVSSLQKDRAYMAEFLMHSDFADRIREDDAIQLISYAELEE comes from the coding sequence ATGGGACAAGTAATCATCAACGCAGACGATTTTGGTCTCACAAATGGCGTGAACTATGGCATCATCGACAGTTTTTTGTACGGCATCACCACCTCGACGACCTTGCTGGCGAACGGAGCAGCATTCGATCATGCTGTGGAATTGGCATCCGATTATCCGGATCTGGAAATCGGTGTCCATCTGAATTTGACGCTCGGCAAGCCTTTATTGGCTGATGCGCCCAGCATCAGTGCTGATGGGCGTTTCCACACCAGGGAATACGTGCAGCAGCATGCGGCTTCGATGGATTTGGACGAAGTTTATGCGGAGTGGCATGCGCAGATCGAAAAGGTGCGCAAGGCAGGCATCAAACCAACGCATTTGGATTCGCATCACCATGTCCATATGTTGGAGCCGCTCAACAAAGTCATCCTGTCCTTGGCGATCCAGTACGAGCTGCCGATCCGGGATCACTTCGAGGGCAGCCATGGGGTGATGCATACGGACCGTCAATTCGACCTTGGTTTTGCGGCCGAAAAACCGCAGGCCGAATTGGGGATGAATGTGATGGAGAAATTGGATGATATCATGGCCGTCCTGGAAAAGCCGGACACTTCGGTTGAATTGATCGTCCATCCTGGTTATGTCGATGCCAGTCTGGAACGCGTCAGCAGTCTGCAGAAGGACAGGGCCTACATGGCAGAATTTTTGATGCATTCCGATTTTGCGGATCGGATTCGTGAAGATGACGCAATCCAGTTGATTTCGTATGCGGAATTGGAAGAATAA
- a CDS encoding SDR family oxidoreductase, translated as MDLGLTNKVALVIASSQGLGKAVAKELVKEGAHVMLTSRSEDRLAEVKEELEALHAGKVAYFPCDITKVEEIQNLVERTHAVFGKIDILLNNAGGPPSGKFDSFSDEAWQQAFELNLLSYIRIIREVLPDLRKEGGRIVNIASISVKTPLPNLVLSNTFRNGIVGLSKTLADELAPDNILVNVVAPGKIATDRLKYLNEANAKAKELTLAEVDKAAIAGIPLGRYGTPEEFAKAVVFLLSDANTYITGSTLYVDGGAVKAI; from the coding sequence ATGGATCTGGGGTTAACGAACAAAGTGGCATTGGTCATCGCTTCGAGCCAAGGGTTGGGCAAAGCGGTGGCGAAGGAACTCGTCAAAGAAGGCGCGCACGTCATGCTCACCAGCAGAAGCGAAGATAGGTTGGCTGAGGTGAAAGAAGAACTGGAAGCTTTGCATGCTGGAAAGGTTGCTTATTTCCCTTGCGATATCACCAAAGTTGAGGAGATCCAGAATCTGGTGGAAAGGACCCATGCCGTATTCGGTAAAATCGATATCTTGCTGAACAATGCAGGCGGACCGCCAAGCGGAAAATTCGATTCCTTTTCCGATGAGGCTTGGCAGCAGGCTTTCGAATTGAATCTGCTGAGCTACATCCGGATCATCCGCGAAGTGCTGCCTGATCTGCGCAAAGAGGGCGGACGCATCGTCAATATCGCTTCGATTTCGGTGAAGACGCCGTTGCCGAACCTGGTCCTGTCCAACACCTTCCGTAACGGCATCGTCGGCTTGAGCAAGACGCTTGCTGATGAATTGGCGCCCGACAACATCCTTGTGAACGTCGTTGCGCCCGGAAAAATCGCAACCGATCGTTTGAAATATCTGAATGAAGCGAACGCCAAAGCGAAAGAGTTGACCTTGGCGGAAGTCGACAAAGCTGCGATTGCGGGCATTCCTTTGGGCCGCTACGGTACACCGGAAGAATTCGCGAAAGCCGTCGTTTTCCTTCTTTCCGATGCGAATACGTACATCACCGGCAGCACACTATATGTGGATGGCGGGGCAGTCAAAGCGATTTGA